A window of Shewanella mesophila contains these coding sequences:
- a CDS encoding acyl-CoA dehydrogenase, which translates to MSIRTTFKKVLPSISTTEQEALDAGDVWLEGSIYQGVPDFDALRAVPGASFSASEQAFLDGPVQKLIEMVDDFALQNDTHLPEPILNFLKENKFFSLIIPKTYGGLEFSPYANSTIVATIAAKSSAVAVTVMVPNSLGPGELLMHYGTDAQRNFWLPRLANGQEIPCFALTSPEAGSDAGGIPDIGTVTMGEYQGKQVLGLSVTWDKRYITLAPIASVLGLAFKVEDPQGLLGGKEKLGITCALIPKSHPGVQLGNRHDPMGCRFYNGTTRGENVFIPMDFIIGGQQNIGRGWQMLVACLGAGRGISLPALGVSVSQASFKSSAEYAAVREQFGLSIGKFEGIQEKLADIAGKTYLQEAMRVLTTEGLGLGLKPSVVTAIAKYHMTEIGRDVLNSAMDIQAGKAIQRGPQNTLASGYMAQPIAITVEGANILTRNLMIFGQGVMRCHPYLQSMVESIHSDEKDADKTFNRIFRQTLGYSVGNSLRAFRLGLLPFTAGAKSNLSEVAEYEKAVHKLASKLAVYADFSLLVLGGKLKQAEMLSARLGDVMSYLYAAMASIRYYEQKVSGEQRSEATPYFHYATRWALCNAEKALLDFLDNFPSAATRQFMKLVTVTYSPKMKKINDDLVRELAHQAQLNTGFKRQLTHLIKPVAGDGNYINEQAYLAKIACLPLLAKVKKGLKARAFKSGVRFALTLDAALEAKVISGGEHKQLQDYNLKRERAIRVDEFDFDMNLMDDRVELKIAN; encoded by the coding sequence ATGAGTATTAGAACAACATTTAAAAAAGTACTACCGAGTATTTCTACCACAGAACAAGAAGCGCTCGATGCTGGCGATGTTTGGCTTGAGGGATCAATTTATCAGGGGGTTCCTGACTTCGATGCGCTGCGAGCGGTACCCGGCGCAAGCTTCTCTGCCAGCGAGCAAGCGTTTCTCGATGGCCCAGTACAAAAACTTATCGAGATGGTGGATGATTTTGCGCTGCAAAATGATACTCATCTGCCTGAGCCGATTCTTAATTTTCTCAAAGAGAATAAGTTCTTCTCTTTGATCATTCCTAAAACCTATGGCGGACTCGAATTTAGCCCTTATGCTAACTCGACGATAGTGGCAACGATTGCTGCGAAAAGTTCGGCAGTAGCAGTGACTGTCATGGTGCCTAACTCATTAGGCCCAGGTGAGCTACTGATGCACTATGGTACCGACGCCCAGCGAAATTTTTGGCTGCCACGTCTGGCTAATGGCCAAGAGATCCCCTGTTTTGCATTGACTAGCCCTGAGGCGGGTTCTGACGCGGGTGGTATTCCTGACATAGGTACAGTTACCATGGGTGAGTATCAAGGCAAGCAGGTGCTTGGTTTGTCGGTAACCTGGGACAAACGTTATATCACTTTAGCGCCAATCGCTTCCGTATTGGGATTGGCCTTTAAGGTTGAAGATCCTCAAGGTCTGCTCGGCGGTAAAGAGAAGCTAGGTATCACCTGTGCGCTTATTCCTAAGTCGCATCCAGGCGTTCAGTTAGGCAATCGCCATGATCCTATGGGATGCCGTTTCTACAACGGTACCACTCGCGGTGAAAATGTCTTTATCCCCATGGATTTTATTATTGGCGGTCAACAAAATATCGGCCGAGGCTGGCAGATGTTGGTAGCTTGTCTTGGCGCTGGACGCGGGATCTCTTTGCCTGCACTCGGTGTATCGGTCAGCCAAGCTTCATTTAAATCATCGGCCGAATATGCCGCTGTACGTGAACAGTTTGGTTTGTCGATTGGCAAATTTGAGGGGATCCAAGAGAAGCTTGCGGATATTGCGGGTAAAACCTATCTGCAAGAAGCGATGCGAGTGTTGACCACCGAAGGGTTAGGGCTTGGACTTAAGCCATCGGTCGTAACTGCGATTGCAAAGTACCACATGACTGAGATTGGTCGCGATGTGCTTAATTCGGCGATGGATATTCAAGCGGGTAAGGCGATTCAGCGTGGACCACAAAATACCTTGGCTTCCGGTTATATGGCGCAACCTATCGCGATCACAGTGGAAGGCGCTAACATTCTAACCCGTAACTTGATGATTTTCGGTCAAGGTGTCATGCGTTGTCATCCCTATTTGCAAAGTATGGTTGAGTCTATTCACAGTGATGAAAAAGATGCCGATAAGACCTTTAATCGTATCTTTAGACAAACGCTAGGTTACAGTGTTGGTAACAGTTTACGTGCATTCCGCTTAGGGTTACTCCCGTTTACTGCGGGTGCTAAATCCAACCTGAGCGAAGTTGCCGAGTATGAGAAAGCGGTACACAAGTTGGCTTCTAAGCTAGCGGTTTATGCGGATTTTTCATTGCTGGTGCTAGGTGGCAAGCTGAAACAGGCTGAGATGTTGTCGGCACGTCTTGGTGATGTGATGAGCTATCTTTATGCTGCGATGGCATCGATTCGTTATTATGAGCAGAAGGTTAGTGGGGAGCAACGCAGTGAAGCGACACCATACTTCCACTATGCGACTCGATGGGCCTTGTGCAACGCAGAGAAGGCGCTACTCGATTTCCTTGATAACTTCCCGTCTGCAGCCACGCGCCAGTTTATGAAGCTGGTGACTGTGACTTATTCGCCTAAGATGAAGAAGATCAATGACGATCTTGTGCGTGAGCTTGCTCATCAGGCGCAGCTTAATACCGGCTTTAAGCGTCAGTTGACCCACTTAATTAAGCCTGTCGCCGGTGATGGTAATTATATTAATGAGCAAGCTTATTTGGCGAAGATAGCCTGTTTACCACTGCTGGCTAAGGTGAAGAAGGGCTTAAAAGCGCGCGCCTTTAAGTCTGGGGTGCGATTTGCGTTGACCTTGGATGCGGCGTTAGAAGCTAAGGTGATTTCTGGTGGTGAGCATAAGCAGCTACAAGATTATAATCTTAAGCGTGAGCGTGCTATTCGTGTCGACGAGTTCGATTTCGATATGAACCTAATGGATGATCGAGTTGAGCTTAAAATAGCGAACTAA
- a CDS encoding CLCA_X family protein produces MLKRQNYHRLGPDYRSGEQVSFNDIKEVFGLNHIRLGSWVETEEKHKAANLIFDAFADLAFILKLPPKAIGLRQSLNLAFGTGGQVGVQAHYMPAHRELALAKNAGAGALAHEFWHAFDHYIAPKAYKTAIRGIAFASSCWLSDMPPIVHPLNQRLEALFKTCLLSEDGQEGHDFVGRAVALDKQYGRNYFSKPTELMARAFEACIEIHPDISNPYLVNETLDSELAKAGGYPDKSHRQKIFLQLLNYFEPLGEALGRE; encoded by the coding sequence GTGTTGAAACGACAAAACTATCATAGGCTTGGCCCCGATTATCGCAGCGGTGAACAGGTCAGCTTTAATGATATCAAAGAGGTTTTTGGCCTCAACCATATTCGGCTCGGCAGCTGGGTGGAGACCGAAGAGAAGCACAAGGCAGCCAATCTTATTTTTGATGCTTTTGCTGATTTGGCTTTCATATTGAAGCTGCCACCTAAAGCCATAGGGCTGAGGCAAAGTTTGAATTTAGCTTTTGGTACGGGAGGGCAGGTCGGCGTTCAAGCGCATTATATGCCTGCTCACCGTGAGTTAGCATTAGCTAAGAATGCGGGGGCAGGAGCACTAGCGCACGAGTTTTGGCATGCATTCGATCACTATATCGCACCTAAAGCCTATAAGACTGCCATACGGGGTATTGCTTTCGCTAGCAGTTGTTGGCTTAGTGATATGCCACCCATTGTTCATCCATTGAACCAACGTTTAGAAGCGCTATTTAAAACGTGTTTGCTTAGTGAGGATGGGCAAGAGGGGCATGACTTTGTCGGCCGAGCTGTTGCGCTCGACAAGCAATATGGACGAAACTATTTCTCTAAACCGACAGAGTTGATGGCGCGGGCATTTGAAGCCTGTATTGAGATCCACCCCGATATTAGTAATCCCTATTTAGTCAATGAAACATTGGATTCTGAGCTGGCTAAAGCGGGAGGCTATCCCGATAAGTCCCATCGCCAGAAGATATTCCTGCAGCTGCTTAATTACTTCGAGCCGTTAGGTGAGGCCTTAGGGCGAGAGTAG
- a CDS encoding cation:dicarboxylate symporter family transporter: MLKKLLTMQSSTQMIVAMLIGFAVGIFFGESVGWLTSIGTGVILLMQMTVLPYILVSLVGGIGKLRRSTASLIFSRAGVIMLLLWLVGLGFVCLMPLSFPFVETASFFSTSIIEPVAAIDYFKLYIPSNPFESMAAGYVPAMVIFSIAMGLALIGMEGDNKQQLITFMHTCSEIFSKITQALVKVLPIGIFAMSASAAGTMGVDEFASMQVYLISYFALCLLLTFWVLPWIIASVTPVTYAQALRISKSSVVTAFATGNIFIVIPVIVEECKQIMREHDSLSDDAETLIEILVPIAFTFPNVGKLTVILFVLFAGWFNGTPVEISDLPSLSISGLLSLFGSVYVAIPFMLDLVHLPQDLFQLFVMSGFITGKFNSITAVMNLFALTLLTVALFEKRLRVRPPQLIKMSVGIVASIALTLIVCRLGMGLFIHSPDVTSGVIANMQVADKVPTIVNKQFPVVGKTPTSPIANVAMIRLRGVLKVGYIPSNVPFSYYNNAGQLVGFDSAMATKLAEDLGVKVEFIPFDKDKLAESLKAGFFDIAMSGLAMDIAQMDKLSYVEPVLKLNLAVATKDHKVNSFKRDQTILAMQDTTIAYVEHSDLIDEAKAYYTNLNFVKIDGYKHFFRQKSDKYDAVVISAEAGSAWTLFFPGYGIALLENQVQYPVAYAVAQDNQSLLNYVNNWQKLRKVDGHQQKLYNYWMLGKGAVEEKPRWSVIRDVLHWVE, from the coding sequence GTGCTCAAAAAACTACTCACCATGCAAAGCTCTACTCAGATGATTGTTGCCATGCTTATCGGTTTTGCCGTAGGCATTTTTTTTGGTGAATCCGTTGGCTGGTTAACGAGTATCGGCACTGGCGTTATCTTACTAATGCAGATGACAGTATTGCCCTATATTCTAGTCTCCCTGGTTGGTGGTATAGGTAAGCTAAGACGCTCGACGGCAAGTCTGATATTTAGCCGAGCAGGAGTGATCATGCTTCTGCTGTGGTTGGTTGGCTTAGGGTTTGTGTGCCTAATGCCACTCTCTTTCCCCTTTGTCGAAACCGCCTCCTTCTTCAGCACCAGTATTATAGAGCCAGTCGCGGCTATCGATTACTTCAAGCTTTATATCCCCTCAAACCCATTTGAGTCGATGGCCGCAGGCTATGTCCCCGCGATGGTGATATTTAGTATCGCAATGGGGCTAGCGCTTATTGGAATGGAAGGCGATAACAAGCAGCAGCTGATTACCTTTATGCACACCTGCAGTGAGATTTTCTCTAAGATCACTCAGGCGCTAGTAAAAGTATTGCCTATTGGCATTTTTGCAATGTCAGCTTCGGCGGCTGGCACCATGGGAGTGGATGAATTTGCCAGTATGCAGGTTTACCTTATCAGCTACTTCGCCCTTTGCCTGCTACTCACATTTTGGGTGCTACCCTGGATCATCGCCTCAGTAACCCCAGTCACTTATGCCCAAGCGCTTCGTATCTCTAAATCCAGCGTAGTGACGGCCTTTGCAACGGGCAATATTTTTATCGTGATCCCAGTGATTGTCGAAGAGTGCAAACAGATCATGCGCGAACATGACAGCCTAAGCGATGACGCCGAAACCCTTATCGAAATATTAGTGCCCATTGCATTTACCTTCCCTAATGTCGGCAAACTCACCGTGATCCTGTTTGTGCTGTTTGCAGGCTGGTTTAACGGTACGCCAGTCGAAATTAGCGATCTGCCATCGCTGTCAATAAGCGGTCTGTTGTCACTGTTTGGCAGTGTCTATGTCGCGATCCCCTTTATGTTAGACCTTGTTCACCTGCCTCAAGATCTATTCCAGCTGTTTGTCATGTCAGGGTTTATTACAGGTAAATTTAACTCTATCACCGCCGTAATGAATCTATTTGCGCTCACACTCCTTACCGTCGCGCTATTTGAAAAACGTTTACGAGTTCGTCCACCACAATTAATAAAAATGAGTGTTGGCATCGTCGCCAGCATAGCGTTAACACTCATAGTGTGCCGACTCGGGATGGGATTATTCATTCACAGCCCCGATGTCACCAGCGGCGTTATCGCCAATATGCAGGTCGCAGATAAAGTACCAACCATAGTTAACAAACAGTTTCCTGTTGTCGGTAAAACCCCAACGTCGCCCATCGCTAATGTTGCAATGATCAGGCTGCGAGGCGTCCTTAAAGTGGGCTATATCCCAAGTAACGTGCCTTTTAGCTACTATAATAACGCAGGGCAACTGGTGGGATTCGATAGTGCAATGGCCACCAAACTGGCTGAAGATCTCGGCGTTAAAGTCGAGTTTATCCCTTTTGATAAAGATAAGCTCGCAGAGTCACTCAAGGCGGGATTTTTCGATATAGCCATGTCAGGCCTGGCGATGGATATCGCCCAAATGGATAAGCTCAGTTATGTCGAGCCTGTGCTAAAACTTAACCTAGCCGTTGCGACCAAAGATCATAAGGTTAATAGCTTCAAGCGCGATCAAACGATTCTAGCGATGCAAGATACCACTATCGCCTATGTTGAACACAGCGACCTTATCGATGAGGCCAAGGCCTACTATACCAATTTAAACTTCGTCAAAATCGATGGCTATAAGCATTTTTTCAGGCAGAAATCGGATAAGTATGATGCGGTGGTGATCAGCGCTGAAGCGGGTTCGGCTTGGACACTGTTCTTCCCTGGATATGGCATTGCGCTGCTAGAGAATCAGGTGCAATACCCAGTTGCATACGCGGTCGCTCAAGATAATCAATCACTATTAAACTATGTCAATAACTGGCAAAAACTGCGTAAAGTCGATGGCCACCAGCAAAAACTATATAACTACTGGATGCTCGGCAAAGGCGCTGTAGAAGAAAAACCACGCTGGTCAGTGATTAGAGACGTTTTACATTGGGTAGAATAA
- a CDS encoding tetratricopeptide repeat-containing diguanylate cyclase: MTNKLKMTKLITRTPKAIYWLLMFFCLNCIPNANAELESTQSNIDTLLQSAEEARTSNPERFNEFMERLDARKSTFNREQKGYFDYLTAYKLSYAGRFDEAISIYTLIIDSKISPSLSFKARLSEVNIYAISKNWNEGLQTLSQLLNSVKEVENIELRERTYAVAAVFYNQIEQFELGLQYAERILATSNNPRTLCLAHNLFLEASLKLKRLEANDRRIDDAKKVCHQGKELMMEGAIYTYVAPLYLESNQSKLAIELLESKLRIIEETKYVPILSQFYSLLSEAYFNENKPIKAEEYALKTLSLASQTGNSKPLINTYYILYQITKSRNDFKSALNYHVKYAQADKAYLDDIKTKHLAFQLAEHQATEQKSRIALLDRQNHLLLTEQKLAKTQAENTRLFISLLIAIITLLGFWAYKSWTIQKRLKQLAEYDALTHVFNRGHFTQVAQSALTYCESTQADLSYILFDLDHFKQINDKYGHACGDWVLKKVAKICQAQGRKNDIFARIGGEEFCIALPGCDLNTAIKLAKACREAIANIDYSKSGHDFQVTASFGITDTKLSGYKLERLFNDADSAMYQSKHGGRNRLYIFDPQAETVIPSTAKTPQSN; encoded by the coding sequence ATGACTAATAAATTGAAAATGACGAAATTAATAACAAGAACACCAAAAGCCATATATTGGCTTTTGATGTTCTTTTGTTTGAACTGCATACCTAACGCCAATGCAGAGCTAGAAAGCACACAATCAAACATAGATACTTTATTGCAAAGCGCAGAAGAGGCGAGAACCAGCAATCCAGAAAGATTTAATGAGTTCATGGAAAGACTAGATGCCCGAAAGTCCACATTTAATAGAGAGCAAAAAGGCTATTTTGACTATCTAACAGCATATAAACTTTCATACGCAGGCCGATTTGATGAAGCCATCTCTATATACACGCTAATAATTGATTCAAAAATCTCCCCTTCTTTATCGTTTAAAGCAAGGCTATCCGAAGTCAATATTTATGCCATTTCAAAAAATTGGAATGAAGGTTTGCAAACCCTAAGTCAGCTACTCAATTCAGTCAAAGAAGTTGAAAATATAGAGTTAAGGGAAAGAACCTATGCTGTTGCAGCAGTTTTCTACAATCAAATCGAACAATTTGAATTGGGATTACAGTATGCGGAGCGTATTTTGGCCACGAGTAATAATCCAAGAACCTTATGCTTAGCGCATAATTTATTTCTAGAAGCTAGTTTAAAATTAAAGCGTCTAGAAGCAAATGATCGAAGAATCGATGATGCAAAAAAGGTATGCCATCAAGGAAAAGAACTTATGATGGAAGGTGCCATTTATACATATGTGGCTCCCTTATACCTAGAAAGTAACCAATCAAAACTTGCAATAGAATTATTAGAAAGTAAACTGAGAATTATAGAAGAAACTAAATATGTACCTATTTTATCTCAATTTTACTCCTTGCTTTCGGAGGCCTATTTTAATGAAAACAAGCCTATAAAAGCAGAAGAATATGCATTAAAAACTTTATCTTTAGCAAGCCAAACAGGTAACTCTAAACCCTTAATTAACACGTACTACATACTGTACCAAATCACTAAATCTCGCAATGACTTCAAGTCAGCACTGAATTATCACGTCAAATACGCCCAGGCCGACAAGGCATACCTAGACGATATCAAGACAAAGCATCTGGCCTTCCAGCTCGCCGAGCATCAGGCGACAGAACAGAAGAGCCGCATCGCCCTGCTGGACAGACAAAACCACCTGCTACTCACCGAGCAGAAGCTGGCCAAGACCCAGGCCGAAAATACCCGCCTGTTTATCTCGCTGCTTATCGCCATCATCACCTTGCTGGGCTTCTGGGCCTACAAGTCGTGGACTATTCAGAAGCGCCTGAAACAACTGGCCGAATACGATGCCCTGACCCATGTATTTAATCGCGGCCATTTCACTCAGGTGGCGCAAAGCGCACTAACCTATTGTGAAAGCACTCAGGCCGATTTGAGCTACATCTTGTTCGATTTAGATCACTTTAAGCAGATAAATGATAAATATGGCCATGCCTGTGGTGACTGGGTACTCAAGAAAGTCGCCAAGATCTGTCAGGCACAAGGGCGTAAAAACGATATCTTTGCCCGCATCGGCGGCGAGGAGTTTTGTATCGCCCTGCCAGGTTGCGATCTCAATACGGCAATAAAATTGGCAAAAGCTTGCCGAGAGGCAATCGCTAACATAGATTACAGTAAATCTGGCCACGACTTTCAGGTCACCGCGAGCTTCGGTATCACTGACACTAAGCTGTCTGGTTACAAGCTGGAGCGGCTATTCAACGACGCAGACAGTGCCATGTATCAATCTAAGCATGGTGGCCGTAACCGACTCTACATCTTCGATCCGCAAGCAGAAACTGTCATCCCGTCAACAGCTAAAACCCCGCAATCAAATTAA
- a CDS encoding SAM-dependent methyltransferase, with product MAGSLACVGIGMTLGAHICPLARSYIEQADVVFSGVSNGIVELWLKEMHGDVRSLQVYYGEGKSRHITYREMVDAILSEVRQGKNVVGAFYGHPGVFAQAPHRSLELARAEGFEAVMVPGISAEDCLIADLGIDPGQFGCQQFEASQFMFYQRRFDPSCYLILWQIGLAGDKSMARFATGKAHRQVLIELLAETYPLDHQVILYEAAVLPIDKVRKQTLPLRDLADAEIFMHTTLVIPPSEKMRPNQTILDKLAKLEAAQQVSNH from the coding sequence ATGGCGGGAAGCCTGGCTTGTGTCGGCATAGGGATGACCTTAGGCGCCCATATCTGTCCGCTGGCACGCAGCTATATTGAACAAGCCGATGTCGTTTTCTCGGGAGTCTCCAACGGCATAGTAGAACTCTGGCTAAAAGAGATGCACGGCGATGTCCGCTCGCTACAGGTTTACTATGGCGAGGGCAAGTCACGCCATATCACCTATCGTGAGATGGTCGACGCCATATTGTCTGAGGTCAGGCAAGGTAAGAATGTCGTCGGTGCCTTCTATGGCCACCCCGGCGTATTCGCCCAAGCGCCCCATAGATCCCTGGAGCTGGCGCGCGCAGAAGGCTTCGAGGCGGTCATGGTACCCGGCATCTCCGCCGAGGATTGCCTCATAGCCGACCTTGGCATAGATCCAGGCCAATTTGGCTGCCAGCAGTTTGAAGCCAGTCAGTTTATGTTTTATCAGCGCCGCTTCGATCCCTCCTGTTACCTGATCCTCTGGCAAATAGGACTGGCTGGCGACAAGAGCATGGCCAGATTCGCCACGGGCAAGGCTCATCGTCAGGTGCTGATAGAGCTACTGGCAGAGACTTACCCCTTAGATCACCAGGTGATCCTCTACGAGGCGGCCGTGCTGCCCATAGATAAGGTCCGCAAACAAACGCTGCCGCTGCGTGATTTGGCCGATGCCGAGATTTTTATGCATACCACCTTAGTGATCCCGCCGAGCGAAAAGATGCGACCCAATCAAACCATCTTGGATAAGCTAGCTAAACTAGAAGCGGCTCAACAAGTAAGTAACCACTAA